A single genomic interval of Chryseobacterium paludis harbors:
- the gap gene encoding type I glyceraldehyde-3-phosphate dehydrogenase, which yields MSTIKVGINGFGRIGRLVFRAMTERDNIEVVGINDLINAEYMAYMLKYDSVHGIFPGEVSVEGNDLVVNGKKIRVTAERDPNNLKWNEIGADYIVESTGLFLSKDTAQAHINAGAKKVILSAPSKDDTPMFVMGVNHKELTDDIKILSNASCTTNCLAPLAKVIHDNFGIVEGLMTTVHATTATQKTVDGPSVKDWRGGRAALNNIIPSSTGAAKAVGKVIPSLNGKLTGMSFRVPTVDVSVVDLTVRIEKATSYDEICATIKAASEGELKGILGYTEDAVVSQDFVGDKRTSIFDKDAGIMLSPNFVKLVSWYDNEMGYSNKLVDMLVHAASL from the coding sequence ATGTCAACAATTAAAGTAGGTATCAACGGGTTTGGTAGAATTGGACGTCTTGTTTTCAGAGCAATGACTGAAAGAGACAACATTGAGGTAGTAGGAATCAATGACCTTATCAATGCAGAATACATGGCTTACATGTTAAAATATGATTCTGTACACGGAATCTTCCCAGGTGAGGTATCTGTAGAAGGTAACGATCTTGTGGTAAACGGGAAAAAAATCAGAGTAACTGCAGAAAGAGACCCGAACAACCTAAAGTGGAATGAAATAGGAGCTGACTATATTGTAGAATCTACAGGTCTTTTCTTATCTAAAGATACTGCTCAGGCTCACATTAATGCGGGTGCAAAAAAAGTAATCCTTTCTGCTCCTTCTAAAGATGATACACCAATGTTTGTAATGGGTGTAAACCACAAAGAGCTTACAGATGATATCAAAATCTTATCTAATGCTTCATGTACTACAAACTGTTTAGCTCCTTTAGCTAAAGTTATCCACGATAACTTTGGAATTGTTGAAGGTCTAATGACAACAGTACACGCTACAACAGCTACTCAAAAAACAGTAGATGGTCCTTCAGTAAAAGACTGGAGAGGTGGTAGAGCTGCTCTTAACAATATTATTCCTTCTTCTACAGGTGCTGCTAAAGCAGTAGGAAAAGTAATCCCTTCATTGAACGGAAAACTAACAGGTATGTCTTTCAGAGTACCAACAGTAGATGTTTCTGTAGTAGACCTTACAGTAAGAATTGAAAAAGCGACTTCTTACGATGAAATCTGTGCTACCATTAAAGCAGCTTCTGAAGGAGAATTAAAAGGTATTCTTGGATACACTGAAGATGCAGTAGTTTCTCAGGATTTTGTAGGAGATAAGAGAACTTCAATCTTCGACAAAGATGCGGGTATCATGCTTTCACCTAACTTTGTAAAGCTTGTTTCTTGGTATGACAACGAAATGGGTTATTCTAACAAATTAGTTGATATGCTTGTTCACGCTGCTTCTTTATAG
- the htpG gene encoding molecular chaperone HtpG, which translates to MTKGNINVSVENIFPLIKKFLYSDHEIFLRELISNATDATLKLKHLTSIGEAKVEYGNPKLEVKINKEEKTLRIIDQGIGMTAEEVEKYINQVAFSGAEEFLEKYKDSAKDSGIIGHFGLGFYSAFMVAEKVEILTKSYRDEPAVRWICDGSPEFTLEETADKTERGTEIILHIAEDSTEFLEESKIRELLLKYNKFMPVPIKFGTKTHTLPLPEDAAEDAVAETEEVDNIINNPNPAWTIAPSDLTKEDYVAFYHELYPMQFEEPLFNIHLNVDYPFNLTGVLFFPKLANNLNIEKDKIQLYQNQVFVTDEVKGIVPDFLMLLRGVIDSPDIPLNVSRSYLQADGAVKKISSYITKKVADKMASLINESREDYEKKWNDIKIVIEYGMISEEKFYEKADKFTLYPTVDGTYFLWNELTEKVKPIQTDKDGNLIILYASNADEQHSYIQSAKDKGYEVLLLDSPIVPHVIQKLEGSKEKISFVRVDADHVNNLIKKDEPVISKLNDTEKESLKKNVEETISDKKFTVQLEDLDSTDAPFTITQPEFMRRMKEMQATGGGGMFGMGGFPEMYNLVVNSNSEFAGQILKTESPEEKENLIKYALDLAKLSQNLLKGKDLTDFIQRSYKQLEK; encoded by the coding sequence ATGACTAAAGGAAATATTAATGTTTCTGTGGAAAATATCTTTCCACTTATCAAAAAATTTCTTTACAGTGATCACGAAATATTTTTAAGAGAATTAATTTCCAATGCCACTGATGCTACTTTAAAGTTAAAACACTTAACAAGCATTGGTGAAGCTAAAGTAGAATATGGAAATCCTAAGCTTGAAGTAAAAATCAATAAGGAAGAAAAAACACTTCGTATTATTGATCAGGGAATCGGGATGACTGCAGAGGAGGTTGAAAAGTACATCAATCAGGTTGCTTTTTCCGGAGCTGAAGAATTTTTAGAAAAATATAAAGACAGCGCAAAAGATTCAGGAATTATCGGACATTTTGGTCTTGGTTTTTATTCTGCATTTATGGTTGCTGAAAAAGTAGAAATTCTTACAAAGTCATATCGTGATGAACCTGCTGTTCGTTGGATATGTGATGGAAGTCCTGAATTTACTCTTGAGGAAACTGCAGATAAAACTGAAAGAGGAACTGAAATTATTCTTCATATTGCAGAAGACTCTACAGAATTTCTTGAGGAATCAAAAATTCGTGAATTACTATTAAAGTACAATAAGTTCATGCCTGTTCCGATTAAATTCGGTACTAAAACGCATACACTTCCACTACCTGAAGACGCGGCAGAAGATGCTGTAGCTGAAACGGAAGAAGTGGACAATATTATCAATAATCCCAATCCAGCATGGACGATCGCTCCAAGTGATCTAACGAAAGAGGATTATGTAGCGTTCTATCACGAGCTATATCCTATGCAGTTTGAAGAACCATTATTCAATATCCACCTGAATGTTGACTATCCATTTAACCTTACAGGAGTATTGTTTTTCCCTAAACTGGCTAACAACCTGAATATTGAAAAGGATAAAATCCAGTTATACCAGAATCAGGTATTCGTTACTGATGAGGTAAAAGGAATTGTACCTGATTTCCTAATGCTTCTTCGTGGAGTAATTGATTCTCCGGATATCCCGTTGAATGTTTCCCGTTCATACTTACAAGCTGATGGCGCAGTAAAAAAGATCTCTTCTTACATTACTAAAAAAGTAGCTGATAAAATGGCTTCTCTTATCAATGAAAGCCGTGAAGACTACGAGAAAAAGTGGAATGATATCAAGATCGTAATTGAATACGGAATGATCTCTGAAGAGAAATTCTATGAAAAAGCTGATAAGTTTACTTTATACCCTACTGTTGATGGAACTTACTTCTTATGGAATGAGCTTACAGAAAAAGTAAAACCGATACAAACTGACAAAGACGGCAATCTGATCATTCTTTATGCATCCAATGCTGATGAACAACACAGCTATATTCAGTCTGCAAAAGACAAAGGCTATGAGGTTCTTCTGTTAGATTCTCCAATCGTACCTCACGTTATTCAAAAGCTTGAAGGTTCAAAAGAGAAAATTTCATTTGTAAGAGTGGATGCAGATCACGTTAATAATCTGATCAAGAAGGATGAGCCTGTTATTTCTAAATTGAATGATACTGAAAAGGAATCATTGAAAAAGAATGTTGAGGAAACAATTAGTGATAAAAAGTTCACTGTTCAGCTGGAAGACCTTGATAGTACGGATGCACCTTTTACTATTACGCAACCAGAATTCATGAGAAGAATGAAAGAAATGCAGGCAACCGGTGGAGGCGGAATGTTCGGAATGGGAGGTTTCCCTGAGATGTACAATCTTGTTGTGAATTCAAATAGTGAATTTGCTGGTCAGATCCTGAAAACAGAGAGCCCTGAAGAAAAAGAAAATCTTATAAAATATGCATTAGACCTCGCTAAGCTTTCTCAAAATTTACTAAAAGGGAAAGATCTTACAGACTTCATTCAAAGAAGTTATAAGCAGCTTGAGAAATAA
- a CDS encoding LemA family protein, protein MISLLILIIVSVGLVTFLINTYNRLVLLKNNMQKSFANIDVVLKQRADEVPNLVKTVKATALYENTTLKDLVSLRSQYFNSNKDNEKMKIAEHIDSKLKSFMITVENYPEIKATQSFLELQKRLSELEDIIADRREYFNESVNLYNTGIEVFPDFIFAKMMNYQKKEMLKFSESEIHNSKETLSWK, encoded by the coding sequence ATGATTTCACTTTTAATTTTAATTATCGTTAGCGTTGGACTGGTTACATTTCTAATCAACACCTACAACCGATTGGTATTATTAAAAAATAACATGCAAAAATCTTTTGCCAACATTGATGTGGTTTTAAAACAACGTGCGGATGAGGTTCCTAATCTGGTAAAAACAGTGAAAGCAACTGCTCTTTATGAGAATACCACCCTTAAAGACTTGGTTTCACTCCGTTCTCAGTATTTTAATTCCAATAAAGACAACGAAAAGATGAAAATTGCAGAACATATCGATAGCAAGCTTAAGTCATTTATGATTACCGTAGAAAACTATCCAGAGATAAAAGCAACTCAGTCTTTTCTTGAGCTTCAGAAAAGATTAAGTGAGCTGGAAGACATCATTGCAGACCGAAGAGAATATTTCAACGAATCTGTAAATTTATATAATACGGGTATCGAAGTCTTTCCTGATTTTATTTTCGCCAAAATGATGAACTATCAAAAAAAGGAAATGTTGAAATTCTCTGAGTCAGAAATACATAACAGCAAAGAAACATTATCATGGAAATAG
- a CDS encoding DUF4846 domain-containing protein, which yields MIKILLTITLTTILSCNNDKTSGIKSGTKENSAPKTLVTINKDKNTIKNRFSTPDGYEWINEKPETFGYFLENFKLKPYESPILKYDGTPISTQHLHEAVFDIDTGNKDLQQCADAVIRLRAEYLFKIKKFDDIKFHFTNGDLVSWNDYKNGIRAYINGNSVSFRKTASFDDSYQNFRNYLELIFNYAGTISLNKETTPITKNTDLKTGDILITAGSPGHVVLITGICRNKEGKSLFLLSEGFTPAQSIHLLSNPFDKNISPWYDLDVNAPETKTARYVFKPTNFRSF from the coding sequence ATGATAAAAATACTATTAACAATCACTTTAACAACAATTCTAAGTTGTAACAATGATAAAACCTCAGGTATCAAAAGTGGCACAAAAGAAAATTCAGCTCCAAAAACTTTAGTTACAATCAATAAAGATAAAAATACCATCAAGAATAGATTTTCTACTCCTGATGGTTACGAATGGATCAATGAAAAGCCAGAAACATTTGGATATTTTCTCGAAAACTTTAAACTAAAACCTTATGAAAGTCCAATCCTTAAATATGACGGAACTCCTATTTCCACGCAGCATCTTCATGAAGCTGTGTTTGATATAGATACCGGAAATAAAGATTTACAACAATGTGCTGATGCAGTCATTCGACTAAGGGCTGAGTATTTATTCAAAATAAAAAAATTTGATGACATAAAATTCCATTTTACCAACGGAGATCTGGTTAGTTGGAATGATTATAAAAATGGAATAAGAGCCTATATAAATGGTAATTCTGTAAGCTTTAGGAAAACAGCTAGTTTCGACGATTCTTATCAAAATTTCAGGAATTATCTAGAATTGATCTTTAATTATGCAGGAACCATTTCTTTAAACAAAGAAACTACACCAATTACAAAAAATACAGACTTAAAAACCGGGGATATTTTAATAACAGCCGGTAGTCCAGGACATGTTGTATTGATAACCGGAATATGCAGAAATAAAGAAGGTAAAAGCCTATTTTTGTTAAGCGAAGGCTTCACACCAGCCCAATCTATCCACCTTCTTTCCAATCCTTTTGATAAAAATATTTCGCCATGGTACGATTTGGATGTAAATGCTCCAGAGACGAAAACTGCGAGATATGTTTTTAAACCAACAAATTTTAGAAGTTTTTAA
- the pfkA gene encoding 6-phosphofructokinase encodes MKESAVKKIAVLTSGGDAPGMNAALRAVVRTANYYDIECYGVREGYNGLINDDFLKMGPRSVKNIINQGGTILKSARSVEFRTEEGRKKAYNNCVKHGVEAIVCIGGDGTFTGAKIFNEEFGIRVIGVPGTIDNDIFGTDNTIGYDTALNTAMEAIDKIRDTATSHNRVFFVEVMGRDAGFIALNSGLATGALDILIPEKKDSIDELFATFRNAEKTGKASSIVVVAEGERLANIYELAEKTKQEFPDYDIRVAILGHIQRGGSPSCADRVLASRLGYGAVVGLMEGKTNVMAGMRSNDMVYTPIEEAIKKHNEINKDLLLISEILAI; translated from the coding sequence ATGAAAGAAAGTGCTGTAAAAAAAATTGCAGTTCTTACTTCCGGAGGAGACGCTCCGGGTATGAATGCCGCATTAAGAGCGGTGGTAAGAACGGCAAATTACTATGATATCGAATGTTACGGAGTAAGAGAAGGTTACAATGGCCTTATCAACGATGATTTCTTAAAAATGGGACCACGTTCCGTAAAAAATATAATCAACCAGGGTGGAACCATTCTAAAGTCCGCCAGATCCGTAGAATTTAGAACTGAAGAAGGGCGTAAAAAAGCCTACAATAATTGTGTTAAACACGGTGTTGAGGCCATCGTTTGTATTGGTGGGGACGGAACTTTTACCGGAGCAAAGATCTTCAATGAAGAATTTGGCATCAGAGTAATTGGAGTTCCGGGAACTATTGACAATGATATTTTCGGTACCGACAATACTATTGGCTACGATACGGCTTTAAATACTGCTATGGAAGCCATTGATAAGATCCGTGATACGGCAACTTCTCACAATAGGGTTTTCTTTGTTGAGGTAATGGGTCGTGACGCTGGTTTTATCGCTTTGAACAGCGGATTAGCAACCGGTGCTTTAGATATTCTGATTCCCGAGAAAAAAGACAGCATAGACGAGCTTTTTGCAACGTTCAGAAATGCTGAAAAAACGGGTAAAGCTTCCAGCATCGTTGTGGTGGCAGAAGGCGAAAGACTAGCAAATATTTACGAACTTGCAGAGAAAACCAAGCAGGAGTTTCCTGATTACGATATTCGAGTTGCTATTTTGGGACATATCCAGAGAGGTGGTTCTCCAAGTTGTGCAGACAGAGTACTGGCAAGTCGATTAGGTTATGGAGCTGTAGTCGGATTAATGGAAGGAAAAACGAATGTAATGGCTGGAATGCGATCTAATGATATGGTTTATACACCGATTGAAGAAGCCATTAAAAAACATAACGAAATTAATAAAGATCTTTTATTGATCTCAGAAATATTAGCAATCTAA
- a CDS encoding S9 family peptidase, whose product MKLHKFTLLMVVLGGSAFAQTQKFTMAEAVNGLRTNLAVKNISQFSWTEDGKSYIQAVKGGYLITDLKTSKQDTLLSLNQLNKQFKTNKLNALPPVKFLNNSNGYFNSDGHMFWVEKSGNDWKVKSTSSLDENAANVKIFGDNQTLAYTVKNNLYVNRNGKSIAVTKDTDENIISGQAVHRNEFGIDTGIFPAPNSESVAFYRMDQSMVADYPVIDWSVTPAVNHNMKYPMAGQASHQVTLGVYNIKDQSTTFLKVEGEKDQYLTAITWSPDSKYIFVGVLNRGQNHMKMNQYDAITGELVKTLFEESSDKYVEPQHPLVFFPKSNTDFIWQSQRTGYNHLFHYSLEKGLVSQITKGDWLVTDILGFNEKKKEIFFVSTKETPLERHLYKINWTNFKMQKLDDAEGMHTGLLSSDGNYLYDVYSNANTPRVANIINTNTLKYNNILTAENTLKNYQRPEIKNINLKADDGTPLFGKIILPTNFDPNKKYPVIVYLYNGPHLQLITNTFPASGNLWYEYMAQNGYIIFTMDGRGSSNRGLKFEQAVFRNLGTTEMNDQMKGVEYLKSLPYVDSEKMGIHGWSFGGFMTTSFMLRQPDVFKVGVAGGPVIDWKMYEIMYGERYMDTPQENPEGYAKANLLDKVQNLKGKLLMIHGAQDDVVVWQHSIKFIKSAVDNGVQLDYFVYPGHPHNVIGKDRVHLMQKITDYFDQNLKK is encoded by the coding sequence ATGAAATTACATAAGTTTACTTTATTGATGGTGGTTTTGGGTGGATCAGCTTTTGCCCAGACCCAAAAATTTACGATGGCGGAGGCTGTAAATGGCTTAAGAACTAATCTGGCAGTGAAAAATATCTCTCAATTTTCATGGACTGAAGATGGTAAATCTTACATTCAGGCTGTAAAAGGAGGGTATTTAATTACCGATCTGAAGACAAGCAAGCAAGATACTTTATTGTCTTTAAACCAGCTGAATAAACAGTTTAAAACAAATAAACTGAATGCATTGCCGCCAGTTAAATTTCTAAACAATTCCAATGGTTATTTTAATTCTGATGGCCATATGTTTTGGGTGGAAAAATCAGGAAACGATTGGAAAGTAAAAAGTACTTCATCACTGGATGAAAATGCAGCAAATGTAAAGATCTTTGGAGATAATCAGACATTAGCTTACACAGTGAAAAATAATTTGTACGTCAATAGAAATGGAAAATCTATAGCAGTAACAAAAGATACTGATGAAAATATCATCAGCGGACAGGCAGTACATAGAAATGAATTTGGAATTGATACAGGAATTTTTCCAGCTCCAAATTCCGAGTCTGTAGCTTTCTATAGAATGGATCAGAGTATGGTTGCAGATTATCCTGTTATCGATTGGTCTGTAACACCTGCTGTAAATCACAATATGAAATATCCAATGGCTGGGCAGGCATCACATCAGGTGACATTGGGTGTTTACAATATTAAAGATCAATCAACTACTTTCTTAAAGGTAGAAGGAGAGAAAGATCAGTATCTGACTGCTATTACCTGGAGTCCTGATTCAAAATATATTTTTGTTGGTGTTTTAAACAGAGGACAAAACCATATGAAAATGAATCAGTATGATGCTATAACAGGAGAGCTTGTTAAAACCCTCTTTGAAGAGTCAAGTGATAAATATGTAGAACCTCAGCATCCACTTGTGTTTTTTCCAAAATCTAATACCGATTTTATCTGGCAGAGTCAAAGAACTGGATATAATCATTTATTTCATTACAGTTTAGAAAAAGGATTGGTTTCTCAGATTACCAAAGGAGATTGGTTGGTTACTGATATTTTAGGATTTAATGAAAAGAAAAAAGAAATCTTTTTCGTTTCTACAAAAGAAACTCCTCTTGAAAGACATCTATATAAAATCAACTGGACGAATTTTAAAATGCAAAAACTGGATGATGCGGAAGGAATGCATACAGGGCTTTTGAGCAGTGATGGAAATTATTTATATGATGTATACAGTAATGCCAATACACCAAGAGTCGCCAATATTATTAACACCAATACTTTAAAGTATAACAATATCCTTACTGCTGAAAACACATTAAAAAATTATCAGCGACCGGAAATTAAAAATATAAATCTAAAAGCAGATGATGGAACTCCATTGTTTGGAAAGATCATTCTTCCAACCAATTTTGATCCTAATAAAAAATATCCGGTTATTGTTTATTTATACAATGGACCCCATCTTCAATTGATCACCAATACATTTCCGGCATCAGGAAATCTTTGGTATGAATATATGGCTCAAAATGGATACATCATTTTTACAATGGACGGAAGAGGTTCTTCAAACCGTGGACTGAAATTTGAGCAGGCAGTATTCAGAAATCTGGGAACTACGGAAATGAATGATCAGATGAAAGGAGTGGAATATTTAAAGTCTCTTCCGTACGTGGACTCTGAGAAAATGGGAATTCATGGATGGAGCTTCGGTGGATTTATGACCACAAGTTTTATGCTTCGTCAGCCTGATGTTTTCAAAGTAGGTGTAGCCGGAGGGCCTGTTATCGATTGGAAGATGTACGAGATTATGTATGGTGAAAGATATATGGATACTCCACAGGAGAACCCTGAAGGATATGCAAAGGCAAACCTATTGGATAAAGTTCAGAATCTAAAAGGTAAACTATTGATGATCCATGGAGCACAGGATGATGTAGTCGTTTGGCAGCATTCTATTAAATTTATCAAATCTGCTGTAGACAACGGAGTTCAATTGGATTACTTTGTGTATCCGGGACATCCTCACAATGTAATAGGAAAAGACAGAGTGCATCTGATGCAAAAGATCACAGACTATTTTGATCAGAACTTGAAAAAATAA
- a CDS encoding oxygenase MpaB family protein has protein sequence MERPILQPRFKNSPHFKDFWEKGNGKQLIEFSGAEISFKDFGKFAAYFYHVDEIGDQVVKDVYLTKKFHEASREIEHYIRNGVLQDDNVPESVKKLFIETQRKPEWLNDDLLKIGAELCMRSGLDALISLRDYCLIGGYDYAYLNKPLIVTEALKKGAVKRLSETLDFWVNATRYNALEIHSKGYEFAIKTRLIHSYARLSIKKHYQNWDTENWGEPINSWDMMATYIGFSLVFLHSLQKLGNTFSKEEELGIFHLWKYVGYLLGIPESLLPDNKKQATEYFYLWTAIQPPSDKDSALLAHSLLNESLENPILKFKFQRKNLRYLHICCTWYLLDDEVCKRLSIPDVSNKNAFPVVKKMINKVYNTLISRNTRIEAGNKKHLKVLEDYLRITAASNFH, from the coding sequence ATGGAAAGACCTATTTTACAACCACGTTTTAAAAATTCACCTCATTTCAAAGACTTCTGGGAAAAAGGAAATGGAAAACAGCTTATTGAGTTTTCCGGAGCAGAAATAAGTTTCAAAGATTTTGGAAAATTTGCAGCGTATTTCTATCACGTAGATGAAATTGGTGACCAGGTTGTAAAAGATGTTTATCTGACTAAAAAGTTTCATGAAGCATCACGAGAGATTGAACACTATATTCGTAATGGAGTTTTACAAGATGACAATGTACCAGAAAGTGTAAAAAAACTTTTCATAGAAACTCAAAGAAAACCGGAATGGCTGAATGATGATTTACTGAAAATTGGTGCTGAACTTTGTATGAGAAGCGGATTGGATGCCTTAATTTCTTTGCGGGATTATTGTTTAATCGGCGGTTACGATTATGCATACCTCAACAAACCTCTTATTGTAACTGAAGCTTTAAAAAAAGGAGCTGTAAAACGTCTTTCTGAAACCCTTGATTTTTGGGTTAATGCTACTCGCTATAATGCGTTAGAAATCCATTCTAAAGGTTATGAATTCGCCATCAAAACTCGCCTTATTCACTCCTACGCCAGACTTTCTATTAAAAAACATTATCAAAACTGGGATACTGAGAACTGGGGTGAACCCATTAATTCATGGGATATGATGGCAACCTATATTGGTTTTAGCCTGGTTTTTCTACACAGTTTACAAAAATTGGGAAACACTTTTTCTAAGGAAGAAGAGTTGGGTATTTTCCATCTTTGGAAATATGTTGGATATTTATTGGGTATACCGGAGAGTCTTTTACCTGATAATAAAAAGCAGGCTACAGAATATTTTTATTTATGGACAGCTATTCAGCCACCTTCGGATAAAGATTCGGCACTTCTCGCCCACTCTCTCCTGAATGAATCTTTAGAGAATCCCATATTAAAGTTTAAGTTTCAAAGAAAAAATCTGAGATATCTCCATATCTGCTGCACCTGGTATCTTTTGGATGATGAAGTGTGCAAACGGTTAAGCATACCCGATGTTTCCAATAAGAATGCATTTCCAGTAGTAAAAAAAATGATCAACAAAGTTTACAATACCTTGATAAGCCGTAATACACGAATTGAAGCCGGCAATAAAAAACATCTCAAGGTTCTGGAGGATTACCTAAGAATTACAGCAGCTTCCAACTTTCATTAA
- the recA gene encoding recombinase RecA, translating to MSNIEDKKKALALVLDKLDKTYGKGTVMTLGDNSVDNTIEVIPSGSLGLDIALGVGGYPRGRIIEIYGPESSGKTTLTLHAIAEAQKAGGIAAFIDAEHAFDRSYASKLGIDLENLIISQPDNGEQALEIADNLIRSGAIDIVVIDSVAALTPKAEIEGEMGDSKMGLHARLMSQALRKLTATISRTKCTVIFINQLREKIGVMFGNPETTTGGNALKFYASVRVDIRKASAPIKNGDEAVGSRVKVKIVKNKVAPPFKQAEFDIMYGEGVSKTGEILDQAVELGIVKKSGSWFSYEETKLGQGRDAVKDVLKDNPELSEELENKIKAELKTKVK from the coding sequence ATGAGTAACATTGAAGATAAGAAAAAAGCATTGGCATTAGTGCTTGATAAACTAGATAAAACATACGGAAAAGGAACTGTAATGACATTGGGAGATAATTCTGTTGATAACACAATAGAAGTTATCCCTTCTGGATCTTTGGGATTAGATATTGCACTAGGAGTAGGCGGATACCCTAGGGGAAGAATCATTGAAATTTATGGTCCTGAATCTTCTGGTAAAACAACTTTAACTCTTCACGCTATTGCGGAAGCTCAAAAAGCAGGTGGAATTGCAGCATTTATTGATGCTGAGCATGCTTTTGACAGAAGCTATGCTTCAAAATTAGGTATTGATCTAGAAAACTTAATTATATCGCAGCCAGATAACGGTGAGCAAGCTTTGGAAATTGCTGACAATCTTATCCGTTCAGGAGCTATTGACATTGTTGTTATTGACTCTGTTGCGGCTCTTACTCCAAAAGCGGAGATCGAAGGCGAAATGGGAGATTCAAAAATGGGTCTTCATGCAAGATTGATGTCTCAGGCATTAAGAAAATTAACGGCTACTATTTCAAGAACAAAGTGTACCGTAATTTTCATCAACCAGTTGAGAGAAAAGATAGGTGTCATGTTTGGAAATCCTGAAACGACAACAGGGGGTAATGCTTTGAAATTCTATGCATCTGTAAGAGTAGATATCAGAAAAGCAAGTGCACCGATTAAAAATGGCGATGAAGCAGTTGGAAGCCGTGTGAAAGTGAAGATTGTTAAAAATAAAGTAGCTCCACCTTTCAAACAGGCTGAATTTGATATCATGTATGGAGAAGGGGTTTCTAAAACAGGAGAAATTCTTGACCAGGCTGTTGAATTAGGAATTGTTAAGAAAAGCGGTTCTTGGTTCAGCTACGAAGAAACAAAATTAGGACAAGGGCGTGATGCCGTAAAAGATGTTCTGAAAGACAATCCTGAACTTTCTGAGGAACTTGAAAACAAGATCAAGGCAGAATTGAAAACCAAAGTAAAATAG
- a CDS encoding LuxR C-terminal-related transcriptional regulator: MEDSEKKHPLIEVWNTYPGTRKEKKEILKKPPIERIIGEMFAIGEFYYYVMNLTNSTLSHHHENILKLHGLKKFPENLKEVIDLTHPEDIPFVIKAEQAVITKMLEIGVEHQLYLKSSYCFRMKTAKGNYELFHHQAMPTLEDENGNLIQAINIHTNINHITKQNPYTVLVSGIGPRNDFHQIKIEDPFLATHQCLESLTKREVEVLSLIAKGYSGTEISEILILSQHTVRSHRKNILTKTNSRNGKELLKKAFEWGII; the protein is encoded by the coding sequence ATGGAAGATTCTGAAAAAAAACATCCATTAATCGAGGTTTGGAATACTTATCCAGGTACCAGGAAAGAGAAGAAGGAAATATTGAAAAAGCCTCCTATCGAGCGTATCATAGGTGAAATGTTTGCCATCGGGGAGTTTTACTATTATGTAATGAATCTTACCAACAGTACCCTTTCTCACCACCATGAAAATATTTTAAAATTGCATGGTTTAAAGAAGTTTCCGGAAAATTTAAAAGAAGTCATTGATCTTACCCATCCAGAAGATATTCCTTTTGTTATAAAAGCAGAGCAGGCTGTTATTACAAAAATGTTGGAAATAGGTGTAGAACACCAGCTTTATCTTAAATCCAGCTACTGTTTCAGGATGAAAACAGCAAAAGGAAATTATGAACTGTTCCATCATCAGGCGATGCCTACACTGGAAGATGAGAATGGTAATCTTATTCAGGCAATTAATATACATACCAACATTAATCACATTACCAAACAAAATCCGTATACCGTGCTGGTGTCAGGAATAGGCCCAAGAAATGATTTCCACCAGATTAAAATAGAAGATCCTTTTCTAGCTACCCATCAATGTTTGGAAAGCTTAACTAAACGGGAAGTGGAGGTACTATCTCTCATTGCAAAAGGTTATTCGGGTACAGAGATCTCGGAAATACTTATTTTATCACAACATACGGTTCGCTCTCATCGCAAAAACATTTTAACTAAAACCAATTCAAGGAACGGCAAAGAACTTTTAAAAAAAGCTTTCGAATGGGGTATTATTTAA